The Roseibium sp. Sym1 nucleotide sequence ATCGACCCGGCCGTGATGGCCGGTCTTCGACAAGCCGTCGCGGGCATATTGCTGGATCAGGCCGGTATAAGGCTCTTCCTCGGTGCCATGGCTGGTGTCGGCATAAAGGCCGAGATACTGGTTGCGCTGGAACGGTTGCGGGTGGTCCCTGGCCCATGCCGCGATTTCATCCCCGTCGACCAGGATGTCGTCACCCTCGACCCAGGAGGTGAATTTCGGCAGGGCTTCCGAGTTGTTGTATTCCGAGACGCCGCTGTCGAGCCGGTAGTCCCAGTAGTGCAGCCCGCAGATCAGGTTGTCGCCCTGGACATACCCGTCCGACATGAGGGCGCCCCGGTGCAGGCAGCGGCCGTAAAAGACCGAAACGTCATCATCGAAGCGGACGACGACCAGGTCGACATCGGCAACAAGGGCGTATTGCGGCTCCCGGTCCGGCAAAGTGCTCAAGGTGGCAACAACTTGTTTCTTCATGCTTTCCCCCGGCTAACGGCGTTTTCGCCCTGGCTCTTCGGTCGTTCAAATCTCGTCGACGAACATCTCCGGTCGCATCGGTGGCACCGCCTTCATTTCTGCAGCGCCCTCGCTCGCGGAAATGCGCGCCCCATACCACTTGGCAAAGGGTACGGCGGTGATGCCGTGCAGGACGGCGCTGATCCAGACGGCGTTGACCGCCAGGTTCAGAAGCTGTTCGCCAATCTCGTGATCGAGCTGGTCGACAATGAGCAATGCGAAGAGGGCCGTGGCCAGTCCGCGCGGACCGAACCAGCCGAAGAACAGCTTTGTCAGCGGTGCTGCATCGGTGCCGGTCAAGGACAGCCAGACGGCAAGCGGGCGCACGACCAGAAGACTGCTCAGGATAATGGCGAGCGTTGCACCGTCGAGATGGACAACGGCATCCGGCACCAGCGCGAGCCCGATCAGGAAAAACGCTCCCCAGGACAGCATCTGGCCTTCGTTTTCGGTGAACTCGTAGATGAAGGCGCATTGGCCCTTGATGACATTGCCGAAAAAGAGGCCGGCGACGAAGGCCGAGATGAAACCGTTGCCACCAACCATGTCCGCTGCAAGGTAGGCGCCGCCAGCCAGCGCGATCGCGCCGATGCCCTCGATGGTGGCTGTTGTCATCTTGCGGCGTTTGGCGGTGAGGAACAGCACGCCTCCAACAGCGCCGATGAGGCCGCCGACAAGGGGACCGAACACGAGCTGCTTTGCGCCGAACACCAGCCAGTCGGTCGCGGCCGGTTGCATCATTTCGCCGGCAAGGCTGGCAAAGAGCAGGATCACCGGCAGGGCCAGGCCGTCATTCAGGCCGCTTTCCAGGGTCAGGGCCCGGCGGACCCGTTCCGGCACGGCCTCGTTGGTGACGACGGCCTGGCCGAGCGCCGCGTCGGTCGGCGCCAGCAAGGCCGCGGCGAGCGCGGCGACGATCAGCGGTTCGGAGGCAAGAAGAGGCGCGGCTACCGCCGTGCCGATGACAACTGCCAGCGGCAGACCGATGGTCAGCATGCGCACAGGCCATTGGTGGCGCTCGCGCAGTGTCTTGAGGTTGATCTGCGCGGCATCCAGAAACAACAGGATGATCAGCGCGATTTCGGCGACGACATGCAGAAGTCTTTCGGCTTCCACAAGGGGGAAGAGGTCGGTCTGGGCCATCGCGTAGCCGAAGCCGACAAACAGGATGGGCGCGGTAAGAATGCCGTTGGACAGGGTCTTTGCCAGCAACGTGTAGCAGACGGTGAACATTGCCAGCATCAGAAGACCGGTGGTCATCCATTTTTCTCCCAGGGCCCACGGCGCCATTAGGGCAAGCGGGGCCCGACAACTCAAATGATAAGCAGATGACACTCCCGTGTGGCAACCGTGATTTTCCCTAAGGGTAGGTTCAGCGGGATCCTGCGAGGAACCGGGCGCGAACAAAAGCGACCCCGGGCGGGCGGGGCGGTGCCGATTGCGCGAGGATCCGGCGGGATGTTTCCCGCTTCGACGCGATTTCCAGGATCAGTTTCTTCCGGACGGCTTCGGCGAAGGTTTGCGCACTGTCGGCGGTGACCACAAATGCCGCCGGGCCGCCGATGATGTCGCGGTAGAACCGGTCCTCGAGGTCATAGGCGACCGGCCTGCCCGAGCAATGACGGCACAGGACGGCGAGACCGTTGATGACGATGCCGGAGGAGACCACAGCCTCGCGCGCCTCGGAAATGGTCGGGCCGTTCCAGTTGTTGGCACTGTCGGCGGACAGATCAATCACCCGGCGCAGCCCCTGGAATTCATTGGTGTCGATCAGTTCCTTGCCTTTCAGGAGCGCGGCACCGATGGCGTTGCGGCCATATGCCCGGCGCGGGGCCTCCATCAGTCTTGCGGCAAAGTCGTCCGCGGCGGCCTTGCCGTCGATCACCGTCCAGTCGACAACCACATCCTGCGAGAACATGTCCGCCCATTCCACATAGGTGACGACGATCTTGCCGTAGATGTTGCTGGAGATGGCGTTGAGCACGGACGCCGAGGTGATTGCCTCGGCATAGCCGCGCCGCTGGAAGCGGATTTCGTTCTCGTCGATGGATCCGGTGGCATCGGCCAGAAGCACCAGTTCGAGGTCGAGTTCCTCGGCGTGGGCGGGCGGTACCAGCAGCAGGCACCACACAAGAACCGCAACAACACTCCGCATCGGCATCGCTCCCCGCAAACAGGCACCCGGACATAGCTAGGGCGGGGGAGGGAAAAGGGCAGGGTGGTTGTCATCCCCGGATTGTCTTCGCAGGCGGAGCGCAGGCCCGGGACCAGGGCCCCGGGCCGTTCCGGGACACGCAGCGCCTTACCACTTGCGCCCCTCTCCCCCCTGGAGGGGAGATGTCCGGGAACCGGACAGAGGGGGGCGCAGCGGTTCCTCGAATTTGGAAAGAGTCTTGTCTGCTGAGAGGGTGAGCCCCCCCCTCTGTCTCCTGTCGGAGACATCTCACCCTCCAGGGGGGAGAGGGGAACAAGCGGCGACGTCTGTTTGCGCACAGTGGCTCCTGCTTATCCGGACAGCAGTGGGCTTGACCCTGCAATCCATGCCGTTGCGTATCCCAATGCGCACTGCATGTGTGGGACGGAGACGGCATGGATCCCCCGATTTCGTCGAGGGCAGGCCCATGGTCACGCATGGGATGACGAAGTGGAGAAAATGGTACGGAAAAACCCGCGTCTCATCGAGACGCGGGTTCTCAAAAATCAGCAATGCCGATTGGCGTTACGCCACGGCCCGGGCCAGGGCGCATTGCGACCACAGGTCGTTGATCGCGTCCGCCAGGTGTTCGATGTCGGCGGCCGTGTGCAGCGGGGTCGGGGTGAAGCGCAGGCGTTCGGTGCCGACGGGCACGGTCGGGTAGTTGATCGGCTGCACATAGATGCCGTAGGTCTCCAGCAGGATGTCGGAGATCCATTTGCACTTCTTGGCGTCGCCGACCATCACCGGAACGATGTGGCTCGGATTTTCCATGTGCGGGATGCCGCGCTTGTCGAGGGCGGCGCGCACCTGGGCGACCCGGTCCTTGTGGGCCTTGCGCTCGAAGGGGCTTTCCTTGAGGTGGCGGATCGAGGCGGTCGCGCCCGCGGCCAGCGCCGGCGGCAGGGCCGTGGTGAAGATGAAGCCGGAGGCAAAGGAGCGGATAAAGTCGACCACGGTCTTCGACCCGGTGATGTAGCCGCCCATGACACCGAAGGCCTTGCCGAGCGTGCCTTCGATGATGGTCAGACGATCCATCAGGCCTTCGCGTTCAGCGACACCGCCGCCGCGCGGACCGTACATGCCGACGGCATGGACTTCATCGAGATAGGTGAGCGCCCCGAACTTGTCGGCGACGTCGCAAAGTTCCTTGATCGGCGCGATGTCGCCGTCCATGGAATAGACGCTTTCAAAGGCCACCAGCTTGGGCGCGTCCGGATCGTCAGCGGCCATCAGGCGCTCCAGATCCTCGACGTCGTTGTGCTTGAAAACGCGTTTTTCGCAGCGGGCATGACGGATGCCCTCGATCATGGAGGCGTGGTTGAGCGAATCCGAATAGACGATCATGCCCGGAACCTGGGAAGCCAGCGTGCCGAGGGCCGCCCAGTTGGACACGTAGCCGGACGTGAAGATCAGCGCGGCTTCCTTGCCGTGCAGATCGGCCAGCTCGTTCTCCAGGAGCACGTGATAGTGGTTGGTGCCGGAGATGTTGCGGGTGCCGCCGGCGCCGGCGCCGCATTTGGAAATGACATCCTGCATGGCGGAGACGACCTTGTCGTTCTGGCCCATGCCGAGATAGTCGTTGGAGCACCAGACGGTCACGTCCTGGACGGAACCATCCTCGCGGTAGCGTTTCGCGCGCGGAAAATCGCCTGCCTGGCGTTCGAGATCGGCAAAGACACGGTAATTCCCGTTGTCATGCAATTTGCCCAGGCGTTCTTCCAGATACGCGTTCACGTCCATGCTCAGGATCCTCTCTAAGCGGGCACCTTTGCCAGCGCCTCTCTCCTGCCCGCGCAACTCGCGTCCCGCGCGGCTTTCTCCAGTCTCGATCCAATCCGTCCTGATCCAGACTAGCAGCTACATTAGTGTCATTCAAAACTGCTTAACAAACTTTTGGCCTTGATCAAGGTCAAAAGCCTGGCTGCGTCCAAACGTCATATATTGTTTTTTGCATGTTTTGGAGTGCTGAGTCTATCCGGCAAAGGACCCGGATCCCTCGAATTCCACGAAAACAACCCATTTGGGAAGAAGGTTCTTGCTTTCGGATATCAAACATGAATACTGATTCATGTTTCAGGATCTCGGGAGGATAGTGGACGTGCGCAAACCGGCCGAAGTGGCAGACGTGCCGAACAGGACGGCAGGCAACCAGCCCAAGACCGCTCGCGGAGAAGCCACGCGGCGGGCGATATTGGCCGCCGCGGAGAAGGTCATTGGCGCCAAGGGTTACAATGATGCTTCCATCGGCCACATTACCAGCGAGGCAGGTGTCGCCCAAGGCACTT carries:
- a CDS encoding cation:proton antiporter domain-containing protein, whose product is MTTGLLMLAMFTVCYTLLAKTLSNGILTAPILFVGFGYAMAQTDLFPLVEAERLLHVVAEIALIILLFLDAAQINLKTLRERHQWPVRMLTIGLPLAVVIGTAVAAPLLASEPLIVAALAAALLAPTDAALGQAVVTNEAVPERVRRALTLESGLNDGLALPVILLFASLAGEMMQPAATDWLVFGAKQLVFGPLVGGLIGAVGGVLFLTAKRRKMTTATIEGIGAIALAGGAYLAADMVGGNGFISAFVAGLFFGNVIKGQCAFIYEFTENEGQMLSWGAFFLIGLALVPDAVVHLDGATLAIILSSLLVVRPLAVWLSLTGTDAAPLTKLFFGWFGPRGLATALFALLIVDQLDHEIGEQLLNLAVNAVWISAVLHGITAVPFAKWYGARISASEGAAEMKAVPPMRPEMFVDEI
- the hemA gene encoding 5-aminolevulinate synthase, whose translation is MDVNAYLEERLGKLHDNGNYRVFADLERQAGDFPRAKRYREDGSVQDVTVWCSNDYLGMGQNDKVVSAMQDVISKCGAGAGGTRNISGTNHYHVLLENELADLHGKEAALIFTSGYVSNWAALGTLASQVPGMIVYSDSLNHASMIEGIRHARCEKRVFKHNDVEDLERLMAADDPDAPKLVAFESVYSMDGDIAPIKELCDVADKFGALTYLDEVHAVGMYGPRGGGVAEREGLMDRLTIIEGTLGKAFGVMGGYITGSKTVVDFIRSFASGFIFTTALPPALAAGATASIRHLKESPFERKAHKDRVAQVRAALDKRGIPHMENPSHIVPVMVGDAKKCKWISDILLETYGIYVQPINYPTVPVGTERLRFTPTPLHTAADIEHLADAINDLWSQCALARAVA
- a CDS encoding DUF1194 domain-containing protein encodes the protein MRSVVAVLVWCLLLVPPAHAEELDLELVLLADATGSIDENEIRFQRRGYAEAITSASVLNAISSNIYGKIVVTYVEWADMFSQDVVVDWTVIDGKAAADDFAARLMEAPRRAYGRNAIGAALLKGKELIDTNEFQGLRRVIDLSADSANNWNGPTISEAREAVVSSGIVINGLAVLCRHCSGRPVAYDLEDRFYRDIIGGPAAFVVTADSAQTFAEAVRKKLILEIASKRETSRRILAQSAPPRPPGVAFVRARFLAGSR